A genomic window from Dermacentor silvarum isolate Dsil-2018 chromosome 9, BIME_Dsil_1.4, whole genome shotgun sequence includes:
- the LOC119464356 gene encoding F-box only protein 11 isoform X2 — MSSAAARPPRQSVRKTRKKPLKRAGITSRAFDEDEPAGHPQECAASVEQTLVSVLGGVCTVGGGPQGSTGGGGHQPPYDLRRKLPHDGAPPCPLPRKRQRRTPSSSQGASSSSSSEDGSSAAHYLLLEVPDEVLLTIFSYLLEQDLCRVAQVCRRFHAISNDTELWKTLYQNVFEYDLPLFHPAPCKFEFVAPEEADCPNPWKESFRQLYRGIHVRPHFQAQYDGQPQRYRGRSLSYFDTIETAFNFCEDVDRPVIFVHAGTYKGEFLIVDTGVALIGAAPGNVAEHVILERDSDSTVTFVEGARGAYLGYLTLKFTPDITSSVPHHKHYCLEINENCSPTVDHCIIRSTSVVGAAVCVSGTGAEPCLRSCDISDCENVGLYITDYAQGIYEENEISRNALAGVWVKNHANPIMRRNHIHHGRDVGVFTFDNGLGYFEANDIHNNRIAGFEVKAGANPTVVRCEIHHGQTGGIYVHESGRGQFMENKIHSNNFAGVWITSHSNPTIRRNDIYNGHQGGVYIFGEGRGLIEHNNIHGNALAGIQIRTSSDPIVRYNKIHHGQHGGIYVHEKGQGLIEENEVYANTLAGVWITTGSTPVLRRNRIHSGKQVGVYFYDNGHGRLEENDIFNHLYSGVQIRTGSNPIIRRNKIWGGQNGGVLVYNGGLGVLEQNEIFDNAMAGVWIKTDSNPTLRRNKIYDGRDGGVCIFNGGKGVLEENDIFRNAQAGVLISTQSHPVLRRNRIFDGLAAGVEITNNATATLEFNQIFNNRFGGLCLASGVQPILKGNRIFDNHNAVEKAVTSGQCLYKISSYTSFPMHDFYRCKTCNTTDRNAICVNCIKTCHSGHEVEFIRHDRL, encoded by the exons CGGCTAGCGTGGAGCAGACGCTGGTGAGCGTGCTGGGTGGTGTGTGCACGGTGGGGGGGGGACCTCAGGGCAGCACCGGTGGGGGCGGCCACCAGCCCCCCTACGACCTGCGGCGCAAGCTGCCCCACGACGGAGCGCCCCCGTGCCCGCTGCCGCGCAAGCGCCAGCGTCGCACCCCGTCTTCCTCCCAGggtgcctcctcctcctcctcatctgAAG ATGGTAGCAGTGCGGCACACTACCTCCTGCTCGAGGTGCCAGATGAGGTGCTGCTCACCATCTTCTCGTACCTGCTGGAGCAGGATCTGTGCCGGGTGGCACAGGTGTGCCGGCGCTTCCACGCCATCTCCAATGACACGGAGCTCTGGAAGACCCTGTACCAAAATGTGTTTGAGTATGACCTGCCCCTCTTCCACCCAGCACCGTGCAAGTTTGAGTTTGTAGCCCCTGAGGAGGCCGACTGTCCCAACCCCTGGAAGGAGAGCTTCCGACAGCTCTACCGCGGCATCCACGTGCGGCCGCACTTCCAG GCGCAGTACGACGGCCAGCCGCAGAGGTATCGCGGCCGGTCGCTGAGCTACTTTGATACCATAGAGACGGCATTCAACTTCTGCGAGGATGTCGATCGGCCCGTTATCTTCGTACACGCGGGCACGTACAAGGGGGAGTTTCTCATCGTCGACACCGGTGTGGCGCTAATCGGGGCAGCGCCTGGCAATGTTGCTGAGCATGTCATCCTCGAGCGTGACTCGGACTCGACGGTCACCTTCGTGGAGGGTGCCCGTGGAGCCTACCTTGGATACCTGACGCTCAAG TTCACGCCTGACATTACGTCATCAGTGCCGCACCACAAGCATTACTGCCTGGAGATCAACGAGAACTGCTCGCCAACGGTGGACCATTGCATCATCCGGAGCACGTCGGTGGTCGGGGCAGCCGTGTGCGTCAGCGGGACTGGTGCCGAGCCCTGCCTGCGCAGCTGCGACATCTCCGACTGCGAGAACGTGGGGCTGTACATAACCGACTATGCCCAG GGCATCTATGAGGAGAACGAGATCAGCCGCAACGCCCTGGCAGGCGTGTGGGTCAAGAACCATGCCAACCCCATCATGCGGCGCAATCACATTCATCATGGTCGCGATGTTGGCGTGTTCACCTTTGACAATGGCCTCGGCTACTTTGAGGCCAACGACATCCACAACAACCGCATTGCGGGCTTTGAGGTGAAGGCAGGTGCCAACCCGACGGTGGTACGCTGCGAGATCCACCACGGCCAGACCGGGGGCATTTACGTGCACGAAAGCGGACGGGGTCAGTTCATGGAGAACAAGATCCACTCCAACAACTTTGCCGGCGTCTGGATCACGTCGCACTCCAACCCCACCATCCGCCGCAACGATATCTACAATGGCCACCAGGGTGGCGTCTACATTTTTGGCGAG GGTCGGGGTCTGATCGAGCACAACAACATCCACGGCAACGCCCTGGCGGGCATTCAGATACGGACAAGCAGTGACCCCATTGTGCGCTACAACAAGATCCATCACGGCCAGCATGGGGGCATCTATGTGCACGAAAAGGGTCAGGGCCTCATCGAGGAGAACGAGGTGTACGCCAACACACTGGCGGGCGTCTGGATCACGACAGGCAGCACGCCTGTGCTGCGGCGGAACCGTATCCACTCGGGCAAGCAAGTGGGCGTCTACTTCTACGACAACGGCCACGGCCGCCTTGAGGAGAATGACATCTTCAACCACCTTTACTCGGGCGTCCAAATCAG AACGGGCAGCAACCCAATCATCCGTCGCAACAAGATATGGGGTGGCCAGAACGGCGGTGTGCTGGTCTACAATGGTGGTCTCGGCGTGCTAGAACAGAATGAAATATTTGACAATGCCATGGCTGGTGTCTGGATCAAGACAGACAGCAACCCTACCTTGCGGCGCAACAAGATCTACGATGGCCGCGATGGTGGCGTCTGCATCTTTAACGGCGGCAAGGGCGTGCTCGAAGAAAATGACATCTTCCGCAACGCACAGGCCGGCGTGCTCATATCGACCCAGAGTCACCCTGTATTGCGACGGAACCGGATCTTCGATGGCCTGGCCGCAGGTGTCGAGATCACCAACAATGCCACCGCTACGCTCGAGTTCAACCAGATCTTCAACAACCGGTTTGGAGGCCTTTGCCTGGCAAGTGGCGTCCAGCCGATTCTGAAAG GGAACCGCATCTTTGACAACCACAATGCAGTTGAGAAGGCTGTCACCAGTGGCCAGTGCCTGTACAAGATCTCCAGCTACACCAGTTTTCCCATGCACGACTTTTACCG CTGCAAGACGTGCAACACAACTGACCGCAACGCCATTTGTGTCAACTGCATCAAGACGTGTCACTCGGGTCATGAAGTGGAGTTCATACGGCACGACAG
- the LOC119464356 gene encoding F-box only protein 11 isoform X1, which yields MSSAAARPPRQSVRKTRKKPLKRAGITSRAFDEDEPAGHPQECAASVEQTLVSVLGGVCTVGGGPQGSTGGGGHQPPYDLRRKLPHDGAPPCPLPRKRQRRTPSSSQGASSSSSSEDGSSAAHYLLLEVPDEVLLTIFSYLLEQDLCRVAQVCRRFHAISNDTELWKTLYQNVFEYDLPLFHPAPCKFEFVAPEEADCPNPWKESFRQLYRGIHVRPHFQAQYDGQPQRYRGRSLSYFDTIETAFNFCEDVDRPVIFVHAGTYKGEFLIVDTGVALIGAAPGNVAEHVILERDSDSTVTFVEGARGAYLGYLTLKFTPDITSSVPHHKHYCLEINENCSPTVDHCIIRSTSVVGAAVCVSGTGAEPCLRSCDISDCENVGLYITDYAQGIYEENEISRNALAGVWVKNHANPIMRRNHIHHGRDVGVFTFDNGLGYFEANDIHNNRIAGFEVKAGANPTVVRCEIHHGQTGGIYVHESGRGQFMENKIHSNNFAGVWITSHSNPTIRRNDIYNGHQGGVYIFGEGRGLIEHNNIHGNALAGIQIRTSSDPIVRYNKIHHGQHGGIYVHEKGQGLIEENEVYANTLAGVWITTGSTPVLRRNRIHSGKQVGVYFYDNGHGRLEENDIFNHLYSGVQIRTGSNPIIRRNKIWGGQNGGVLVYNGGLGVLEQNEIFDNAMAGVWIKTDSNPTLRRNKIYDGRDGGVCIFNGGKGVLEENDIFRNAQAGVLISTQSHPVLRRNRIFDGLAAGVEITNNATATLEFNQIFNNRFGGLCLASGVQPILKGNRIFDNHNAVEKAVTSGQCLYKISSYTSFPMHDFYRCKTCNTTDRNAICVNCIKTCHSGHEVEFIRHDRFFCDCGAGTLSNQCQLQGEPTQDTDTLYDSAAPMESHTLLVN from the exons CGGCTAGCGTGGAGCAGACGCTGGTGAGCGTGCTGGGTGGTGTGTGCACGGTGGGGGGGGGACCTCAGGGCAGCACCGGTGGGGGCGGCCACCAGCCCCCCTACGACCTGCGGCGCAAGCTGCCCCACGACGGAGCGCCCCCGTGCCCGCTGCCGCGCAAGCGCCAGCGTCGCACCCCGTCTTCCTCCCAGggtgcctcctcctcctcctcatctgAAG ATGGTAGCAGTGCGGCACACTACCTCCTGCTCGAGGTGCCAGATGAGGTGCTGCTCACCATCTTCTCGTACCTGCTGGAGCAGGATCTGTGCCGGGTGGCACAGGTGTGCCGGCGCTTCCACGCCATCTCCAATGACACGGAGCTCTGGAAGACCCTGTACCAAAATGTGTTTGAGTATGACCTGCCCCTCTTCCACCCAGCACCGTGCAAGTTTGAGTTTGTAGCCCCTGAGGAGGCCGACTGTCCCAACCCCTGGAAGGAGAGCTTCCGACAGCTCTACCGCGGCATCCACGTGCGGCCGCACTTCCAG GCGCAGTACGACGGCCAGCCGCAGAGGTATCGCGGCCGGTCGCTGAGCTACTTTGATACCATAGAGACGGCATTCAACTTCTGCGAGGATGTCGATCGGCCCGTTATCTTCGTACACGCGGGCACGTACAAGGGGGAGTTTCTCATCGTCGACACCGGTGTGGCGCTAATCGGGGCAGCGCCTGGCAATGTTGCTGAGCATGTCATCCTCGAGCGTGACTCGGACTCGACGGTCACCTTCGTGGAGGGTGCCCGTGGAGCCTACCTTGGATACCTGACGCTCAAG TTCACGCCTGACATTACGTCATCAGTGCCGCACCACAAGCATTACTGCCTGGAGATCAACGAGAACTGCTCGCCAACGGTGGACCATTGCATCATCCGGAGCACGTCGGTGGTCGGGGCAGCCGTGTGCGTCAGCGGGACTGGTGCCGAGCCCTGCCTGCGCAGCTGCGACATCTCCGACTGCGAGAACGTGGGGCTGTACATAACCGACTATGCCCAG GGCATCTATGAGGAGAACGAGATCAGCCGCAACGCCCTGGCAGGCGTGTGGGTCAAGAACCATGCCAACCCCATCATGCGGCGCAATCACATTCATCATGGTCGCGATGTTGGCGTGTTCACCTTTGACAATGGCCTCGGCTACTTTGAGGCCAACGACATCCACAACAACCGCATTGCGGGCTTTGAGGTGAAGGCAGGTGCCAACCCGACGGTGGTACGCTGCGAGATCCACCACGGCCAGACCGGGGGCATTTACGTGCACGAAAGCGGACGGGGTCAGTTCATGGAGAACAAGATCCACTCCAACAACTTTGCCGGCGTCTGGATCACGTCGCACTCCAACCCCACCATCCGCCGCAACGATATCTACAATGGCCACCAGGGTGGCGTCTACATTTTTGGCGAG GGTCGGGGTCTGATCGAGCACAACAACATCCACGGCAACGCCCTGGCGGGCATTCAGATACGGACAAGCAGTGACCCCATTGTGCGCTACAACAAGATCCATCACGGCCAGCATGGGGGCATCTATGTGCACGAAAAGGGTCAGGGCCTCATCGAGGAGAACGAGGTGTACGCCAACACACTGGCGGGCGTCTGGATCACGACAGGCAGCACGCCTGTGCTGCGGCGGAACCGTATCCACTCGGGCAAGCAAGTGGGCGTCTACTTCTACGACAACGGCCACGGCCGCCTTGAGGAGAATGACATCTTCAACCACCTTTACTCGGGCGTCCAAATCAG AACGGGCAGCAACCCAATCATCCGTCGCAACAAGATATGGGGTGGCCAGAACGGCGGTGTGCTGGTCTACAATGGTGGTCTCGGCGTGCTAGAACAGAATGAAATATTTGACAATGCCATGGCTGGTGTCTGGATCAAGACAGACAGCAACCCTACCTTGCGGCGCAACAAGATCTACGATGGCCGCGATGGTGGCGTCTGCATCTTTAACGGCGGCAAGGGCGTGCTCGAAGAAAATGACATCTTCCGCAACGCACAGGCCGGCGTGCTCATATCGACCCAGAGTCACCCTGTATTGCGACGGAACCGGATCTTCGATGGCCTGGCCGCAGGTGTCGAGATCACCAACAATGCCACCGCTACGCTCGAGTTCAACCAGATCTTCAACAACCGGTTTGGAGGCCTTTGCCTGGCAAGTGGCGTCCAGCCGATTCTGAAAG GGAACCGCATCTTTGACAACCACAATGCAGTTGAGAAGGCTGTCACCAGTGGCCAGTGCCTGTACAAGATCTCCAGCTACACCAGTTTTCCCATGCACGACTTTTACCG CTGCAAGACGTGCAACACAACTGACCGCAACGCCATTTGTGTCAACTGCATCAAGACGTGTCACTCGGGTCATGAAGTGGAGTTCATACGGCACGACAG GTTCTTCTGTGACTGTGGCGCCGGCACCCTGAGCAACCAGTGCCAGCTCCAGGGCGAACCGACCCAGGACACAGACACCCTGTACGACTCGGCCGCTCCCATGGAGTCGCACACCCTGTTGGTCAACTGA